In one Pseudodesulfovibrio tunisiensis genomic region, the following are encoded:
- a CDS encoding serine dehydratase subunit alpha family protein — protein MDLHLFFQNEVKPAMGCTEPVAVALATAEAATHLKGEPEAIELVLSLNIFKNGKDVGIPGTGGLRGNRVAAALGALAGDASKGLMVMENVTPEDTARAKAMVDADKVSVSVDPNAPGVSVVATLRNASGEVKVAVRTRHDNISEVVVDGKTVVEPNPEDLGKVAPTPDYLEELKSMGIADLWELAGSLDDELEAFMLKGVEMNMGMAEQGLDGGNWGLSVGLTIKSHSQQDDLLSRIKGFAGAATDVRMSGAPRAVMSSAGSGNHGITAVIPVAVVARDKGLSDRELAEAVALSHLVTGYVKAYTGRLTPICGCSVAAGAGAAAGLVRALGGDMDQAQHAVACLLSSLMGMLCDGAKGSCGLKVSAAAGEAYASALMALDRKGVQDTEGLVSPDLKSTCAALGDLCTKAFAHVDEVMVELMQHQHEAQSIR, from the coding sequence ATGGATTTGCATCTGTTCTTCCAAAACGAAGTCAAGCCCGCCATGGGCTGCACCGAACCCGTTGCCGTTGCCCTCGCCACTGCCGAGGCCGCCACTCACCTGAAGGGTGAACCCGAAGCCATCGAACTTGTTCTTTCCCTGAACATCTTCAAGAACGGCAAGGACGTGGGCATCCCGGGCACCGGCGGACTGCGCGGCAACCGCGTGGCAGCCGCGCTTGGTGCACTGGCCGGAGACGCTTCCAAGGGCCTCATGGTCATGGAAAACGTCACCCCGGAGGATACGGCCCGGGCCAAGGCCATGGTGGATGCGGACAAGGTTTCGGTCAGCGTGGATCCGAACGCGCCCGGCGTGTCCGTTGTCGCCACCCTGCGCAACGCATCCGGTGAAGTGAAGGTCGCAGTGCGTACCCGCCATGACAACATCAGCGAAGTCGTGGTCGACGGCAAAACCGTTGTCGAGCCCAATCCCGAGGATCTGGGCAAGGTCGCGCCAACTCCGGACTATCTGGAAGAACTCAAGTCCATGGGCATTGCCGATCTCTGGGAACTGGCCGGCTCCCTTGACGACGAGCTTGAAGCCTTCATGCTCAAGGGCGTGGAAATGAACATGGGCATGGCCGAACAGGGGCTGGACGGCGGAAACTGGGGCCTGAGCGTTGGCCTGACCATCAAGTCGCACAGCCAGCAGGACGATCTGCTCAGCCGCATCAAGGGATTTGCCGGAGCCGCCACCGACGTGCGCATGTCCGGTGCGCCCCGCGCCGTCATGTCCAGTGCGGGCAGCGGCAATCACGGCATCACCGCGGTCATTCCCGTGGCAGTCGTGGCCCGGGACAAGGGACTTTCCGACCGCGAACTGGCCGAGGCCGTGGCCCTGAGCCATCTGGTCACGGGCTATGTCAAGGCCTACACCGGCCGTCTGACCCCGATCTGCGGCTGCTCCGTGGCCGCCGGAGCCGGCGCTGCCGCCGGACTGGTCCGCGCCCTTGGCGGCGACATGGATCAGGCCCAGCACGCCGTGGCCTGCCTGCTCTCCTCGCTCATGGGCATGCTCTGCGACGGCGCCAAGGGCTCCTGCGGGCTCAAGGTGTCCGCAGCCGCAGGCGAGGCCTATGCCTCCGCACTCATGGCGCTGGACAGAAAGGGCGTGCAGGATACGGAAGGTCTGGTCTCCCCGGACCTCAAGTCCACCTGCGCCGCGCTCGGCGATCTGTGCACCAAGGCTTTTGCCCATGTTGATGAAGTTATGGTAGAGCTCATGCAACATCAACACGAGGCGCAATCCATCCGATAA